In Gossypium arboreum isolate Shixiya-1 chromosome 3, ASM2569848v2, whole genome shotgun sequence, the sequence TATGAGTAAATATGCTTATCAGTCGATAtatatccgagttaagtcccgcAAGCTTCatgctggtaatatatccgggttaaatcccgcaggcttcgtgctggtaatatatccgggttaaatcccacaggcttcgtgctggtaatatatctgggttaaatcccgcaggcttcatgctggtaatatatccgggttaaatcctacaggcttagtgctggtattatatccaaGCTTAAAGTcctgcaggctttgtgctggtgactggattcgggttttaaacctagcaggcttaacgccggtgattcgagtaagattatgaattcgaaaGTTTGAGGTAACTACTATTGATTttgtatgatacattatgatggtcaggtatgtattatgtattcatatgtgaattgatttttaaagtgaattattattatcaaagaacgatatatgtGTGGGGATGATTACTATATCTATGTATAAGAGAATGACCTATTCAGTCAATGtctgtcattatatgaaagtatgtgacttaaattaattgtatgagctataaagtaaagtaaagtatgtgctaaaatttctttgtgtattcatatatatatatacatatatattcggccaataggctttataattggtgtacttgtgtatattcggccaagtgatttgtaattagaatactagttttgtgatactaaatgctcgattttaatgacaagttttaattgtttgtattgcttaaaacttactaagctttgaaagcttactctgttctttatttccctgttttatagattgttgattttgggtaccgactcggggatcgtcagcagttcatcacactatcgatctttttgggtacagttatattttggacttgatatggcatgtataggttaggctgatggtagcgatgttttgaaatttgtaaatattttggccatacgaaaatggcgtataatttaaatatcagtatgtattccAGTTTGATCTCTCTTTATGTTTATTTAtaatgtgaatgagataattaaatgtttaattaggtagtacctcttagccttaatctggtgatcggattcgggttaggggtgttacaacatcccTCAACTAATTAATTCCATGGTCATTTAATACCATTAACATATAGAACTCTAGTTTTGTACCTTACTCGATTTAGatctttttatcgaattaagcactcaaactgtaaaatttatttatgaaatttttacacaaacattctatcatactgtaaaccttaataaaataataaaataaatattttgacttcaaattgtggtcccaaaaccgctaTTTCggttaaccctaaaaacgggctgttacaacaatttattaatccgtcaattcttatcaagggtaccccttagggttcttaaccaaggaacacactcACGAGCCACATGTCATATAACaaaattaccagttcaggctaaattctTTATATAGTGTATGCTCACAAGAGCTTAATTAgggttaccagtctaggctaaaccctaatcataatgtgtgctcgagaggtattatattgggattacccgtccgagctaaatcctttttataataaggtcattgggattactcgtctgagctaaatcacatccgcaacaaatacaggaccttattagttttgggaaagcatatacattcatcagaattcaatattcaatcgagacttaacccctttttcattatttcaagcatgtatcaatttttcatcatagcataaaaataagcacatcaacataaatcacattacatatgaacacaacattcaattaacataattacatgcccgattaagttacacgaacttacctcgacacttgttcgcgtaataatctactaatctgaaatcttttcctttccttgatctaacctcgAGTTTGTGTTTTTCGagtctatataaatgaatttaatcataaatttcatacatttcatacttaaacggactcaatttacgtcctaggtaaaattaccattttgcccctaacttttctaaaaattccattttcatccctaggcccggaaaatgaaacttgtacaaattactcgctattccaagcctaatcaaagccccattacaaatttttagcacatgtttacataaaatttcagaatttttccttcaatttcacaagtttacattttagtccccaaATCAAGTTTCGTCAAAAATCACCTTGCAagtgttgtttatctatcaataatctttcattctctaccataaatttctaatttctagcataatacatccatgacccattttcataccttgataacttttcaaattaatccctaaaatagagagattaagttatcccggtttcaaaaataccaaaattactaaaaacgggacaaggaaacttacctaattaggccttgaaagttcttttctctctcctaaggtttccatgtgtttttaggttgaagatgatgatataatttcttttcatcttttaattaattaagtatttttgtATTTCCAATTTACTCCCTtgtctttttctataattccatggatgagtcaccataagaaaatctacatacttttattaatggtctaattaccatataaggaccttaatttttgaatttcatagctatttgatcttcatagctactagaattcaactttcgcattttatgcgatttagtccttctcgtaattaggcactaaatcgataaaattttcatataaaaattttcacatgTCATTTCTATCATATTACGGGCCATatggtaaaattaaaataaaatatattttggatcagatttgtggtcccgaaaccactgttctgatttcactaaaaaatggatTGTTATAGTTAAGTCTCAAATGGGGTCAATGCATGAAAGGTCTGCTAGGTGAGTCTTTGTTTGTTTACCATGGTGTAGTAAAGAAAGGTCCGTCGAGACTTGAAACACATTCTTTGAAAGGAAAGCCCATGACTATGGCAccatattgtgtaagaccataacttGTGGGTTATGGCATCATATAGGATGATTTAAAGGAAGGTTATTACCTAATGGGATTTTCTGCATGACCTAGGACGATGAGAGGCAAACCTTACGAAATGTGAGTCTAGGCGACTCTCTATCATGAACACTCCAGGAAATGAAAGCCTTTTTGGCATATTTGAAATGGAAGCCTCTGTGGCATTCTTTGAAAGATTGGCCTTTATGGCAACCATTTGAAGGGAAGCCTTTATGGTGGTCCttgaataaaagaaatagaatgtGTGGCAAACTCTAGAAGAATGAAATTCTTGGTGGACTTTGAAGAAACAGTATGAAAAACAATCTCTGAAATTGAAGTCTTAGTAGAAATGTATGAAAGAGATGCCCTTGCAGCAGATTGTAAAGAAACGACCTCTATGGTGAATTCTACAAAGAAGGTTTTTAGGGCGCACACGAGATGGGATACTTCTGTGGTGTAATCTAGAAGGGCTTTCAATGATGGGTGCACACGGGATGGGACTCTATGCTACATAATTGGCGCATCTTACATTGTCCTTAAATGCAAACAGTAAGACCAGTTAGTACAAGACGTATCCATGGGTATAACGGTAAGGTATTTTTTATGATTAAGAATTGAACATAGATAGGGAATTAAAGAGATACAATGAAGTAATGAAAATTATATATTCTAGAAGTAAATGTAAACATGGTACGCTCTAAAGAAAATACCAATCATCTGTGTATGGGTCTCTTTCTGAAATTTGATGGAGTCATGGTTTAGTGATTGAAGAATGCAAGTAAGGCTTCGGAGACATTGAAGAGATGGAAAAAGGACTCAAGGTAAGATATGGAAATGAATATGAGTATAAGAATGAAAATTGAGGAATAATCGTTAAAAGCAAAATGAATAATAAGGGCGACGAGACGATAATTGAAACATTGAATGTAACACACAAATATGATTCAGGTAGATGAGAATTCAAACTAATCAGGCTATCAGTTCATTGATCCGACCACAATCGATCTAAAAGCTTTCTCTAGACCAATACCTGAACGGTTCTTGACCCAACTGGTTTGATTGGCTAGTCTGATCCTATTAAGATAACCATGGTTTTCCCTATAAAAAACCCAAATAATTCCTTATAAAACCGCCAAATATTTCCCTTTtactaaaaatactaaaattaattctaaaaattaaaatgataaaatggtttttcttttaagaATCCAAGTTTTATCTACAAAACCAAGTAATTTCATATAAAACCTTATGTATTTCTCtttattgaaaaattaaaattaatacttaaaaggaaATGAAAAGATAAATTACTACTCGGTGAAAACAAAAGTTTTTCTTTTTGGTATAAAAGCGCAATTAGTTTCTATAAATCTCCAACATTTTCCTTACTCATCTCttgagaaaaaattaaattaattctaaaatgaaaaataaataaaaaggcgAAATAGTTTAACTTGAATTTCCTcgataaaatttagttaaatttttaaaaataaaagaaattaaaaataaaataagcagacaaaataaaaatttactaaaattgaTAACTAAaatgaatgtattaaatgacAAATTAACATcgagtaattaaaataataaaagtatataataacactgattaaaatgataaaaatatataataacagtgcttaaattacaatttttattttcaatctcTAGAATGAAAGTTTATAAAATTTAGATGAAGTAGTTAGGTCATCGTTATTATTCAAATCTCCACGTATATTAAATCCACTTCTCTTACAATATATCCAAAAATATGCGCATAAGCGGATTCTTTTTTTGGGGCCAAATTTACCCTTAACAAATCCAGAAATTTAATTTAACCCTAAAAGCTTGCCCTCTTCAATGAGGTTACTGTAACTGCAGCTCCCAATGGCGACTTACCAACTTCGATCTCGAACGAATCGTAACGTCTGAACAGTTCCACTACGAAAAGCCGAGACACCAGCACCACGAAATCCTTGCCGGCACACTGTTTGTTCGCCGTCGTTGGATCTTCAGTCTCGGGTCCATTCGACCAAAGCACGTGCTTTAACAGCCTCCCTCCATCGTCACCCATGAACCTGTCTGGGACAAATTCCTCCGGATTCTCGAATATTTTCGGGTCTTTTGTTGCAAAAGGTTGGTAACCGTACAACATCTCCCCTGCTTTCACCTGGTAAACGGCGTCGTGGCTCTCGATCAAGAGATCTTTCTTTGCTCTCCCGTACTGTGACGGAACTGGAGGTTCGATCCGGAGCCCTTCGTATACAACGGATGTCATCAATGGCATCTGTTCCATGGCGGCCATGGTGAGTTTCCCACCGTTGGATCTGATGGCTGATCTGATCTCTTGTGCTAAATCAGTATGTAATTTGACTCCAGCCCTGCTAATCCACTTTAGCATGTTGGGGAAGAAAATCTTCATGCCACCGAAGGTATTAAAGCACGTGGCGAATAACAGATTATGGCAAACTTCTTCTCGCGAGATACCGAGTTTCTCAGCTTCATCTTGAACGAAACCAGACGAGTGGTAGAAAAAATCGTAAAGTCTCCGGTAATCTTTTTTAACCAGAAATGGCGGAAGAGGAAAAGTACGGATTACAAGTTCTTCCACATATGTTGGGAGACCAAGAGACAGAACCGGTCCGAGTTGGAAAAGTacccatttactaatcaaactcGGACCGTCATCTCCTAGTTTAGTATCAGGCGGGTTCGAACCGAAGAAAGCCCTACACAAGAAGTTAAACCCAGCTTGATCATTCACTGTCTGAAAACTGCTTTTGCCTTTCTCGGCAAGTTCTTTGTCTAACGAATCGTATAACTCGGTGTAACAAGCTTCAAACTCAGGTATCACTCGTTTTGCGCTAGACTTGAGGAGAAAAAAGATAAGTTGTTTGAGCTTGGCGTGTTTTGGCTCGGAAGGGTCGAGATAAGACAGGATCCGGTAGCCGCCGGTGAGGTCGGTTGAGGGCATGTAAGTACCGGTGAAAACGTCTTTTTTTTCAATCTTGGACACATCGAAAAGAACAGGGAAACTCTTACCGTCGAGTAAGGCGATTACCTTTGGGTCGGGAGAGATGAAAGGACCCGGTGGCATGTTAGTCCGAAACACCGTTGACTGGTATTTCTGGATTTTTGACTTGAAAAATTCATCTCGACCTTGGTTGTAGAAATAGTCAAGTCGGTCTTTGATTGGACCAACAAAAGGAATCCCATAATTCCCTGGGATTTTCTTCAGCGGAAGCTTTTCGGAAAGCGTCGTCACGGGCGGCTCTGATACGGATGGTTTCCCCGACACTGAGGCTCTAATCGGCCGGACAATAACCTGACATTGCAGATGAACAGATGTAAAAGGTAAAAAAACAGATGCCATTAGGATCAACTAACAATTAAAGATTTCTTACAAGGTAGGCTTATGTTAACATCGGCAAGGGAAAgttaatgaataaaatatatgtatGATTTAAGACAGGTATGCGTCGGCGTGGGGACACAGTTTGATGAAGTGGGGGTTAAACTTGTTAGTGCAGGGATGGGAGACTGGAGTCTATTTATAAAATTAGCTAACCCTACTTCTGTAAAACGAAAGGTGAGGGGCTGTTCTCACTCATGACTCGTGTATTGCGCCTAATAGCTAATCCACTTGTGAAAGGTGTACACTACATTTCGTTTAAtcattgatttttttcttttcctttttcactgTATTCTCTCTGGATTGGATATTTTCGATATACATTATTCCTGCTCAATGCTTTTAAATGTATTCAAATTCTGTtacctttttttaatttttatttataatatatttgaaATGGACATGGGTGGCGCAAAAACTCTACTTCttttatagataattttatttataattagaaGTCTTATTACTTGAAAAATTATAGATTtagaatataaatatatatttaaaattaatattaatatttaataaagtgtatgaaattaattaatcataataattcatgaaatatgtatcatattaaaataaaaaattagattaaattgtgagtaaaacaaaatttaaacacataaatacattATATTAATAGTAAATATTAAATGCACTAcaattattttttatgattttgtcaTCAATTTTGAGTTAGTGTCGAGTTGACTTGTAATACaaactcaattatttataatggTGCTGCCATAAATtgtgcatattaaaataaaaatgtataagatatatcaaaatgaaattttagttaaatggtaaatttaaaattttatcaatccAATTAACGTGGGTTTAAACCCCATCATATGCATATTTTGTTTTTCTTGGtttatgttaaaatataaaaactaattaccctcaaataatataatttattttaattataaaatgacATTTTCGTAATTTCCGTAATCGCGTTGGTGCCGCGTtgacttgtgacaccaactcagtCAAGGggttaaataatagtatagatatacaaTTGATGAAGATAATGAATtgtacatattaaaataaaaatgtgtAAAATACATTACAATTAAGCTTTGGTTGAGTGATAAATTTAAGTTTTTACCAATTTAATTGGCATGGGTTCAAATCTCATTGCATGCGAGATGTTGAAAAGAACTTATTTGAGAAATTatgtcttttttttaatttttcgatATATACTACTTttggagagagaaagaaaaatgcGTCCTACAAGGCGCGCTTTCAACCACgtctgtaacatcccgattttgggcttagtcggaacagtggtttcgggaccacaaatccgatgaggaaaattttatttttattatatttttatggtatacaatttcacgaaatgattttgtgaaattttcgttcgaaaatttcgacgtttgggcactcaatttagtaaaaaggactaaattgtaaaaagtgcaaaagttgagttttacatgttagaggtgtctaattgtcatgaaattttaaatgggaggtccttaaatgataattaaaccattttataactttttggacaaaaatggccttggttgggtaaaatttgaaagaagagtaaaaagggcattttggtcatttaggggtaaaatgaattaaaagaaaaattttaaaccccaaatgtatccctttcttcttgctacagaagaatgtaccaagagcagccatggttagggtttggccaagcttccaagcttaatagtaagtgattccgagctccgtttttaatgttctatgtttttttgaaatcccggtaacatgatctgctcatttctaccattattttgagctaggatttatatttaaaaatttacccatgaattatatgcatgtattttgatgtttaatgatagaatatgaagcttgaaattgtgttaaacaacttttgctaagcgactttacttgaaaacgagtaaaacgacataatcggtaaaaatacctaatgttcataagtacatgttagagtgagaatttgatgttgctatagaagggaaaaatgatcagtatgtcataaaacataataaataggaagaattttaatttccgaaccttggggtaaaagtgcaaatatgcaaaagtttatgggtcaaaatgaaaatttgtaaaaatgtgattttcagacccatatgaatagtgtgactaattagtaggctaaatgtgatattataaatcaaggaaatcgagatttgggcttaaattgagaaaatacaaggttatggactagaatggtaaattgccatttctggatccgaggtaagttcacgtgaattaataagcctattattcatcTTATTATTgattacatgaaatataatttgttataattatattgaatttgatgttaatagaaatttgatggaatatgttatttaaaagaaatgggtgattgccgagaatatgagatcttgcatatgattgtcctatttgcatgagtggttgtgctaagagatagcacaggtacgtactcgaaactcatgagtacatgtttgacatgtgaaatgaaatggacttgtgaagagagtgcaaatgaaataagctttagtattgttcaattaatggacacaaacggtgatttgtggttggatgaattgagattaaatgaggaaatctcggttgaaccttcggaatgaaaaaacgtggtgctaagtggatataccatgattatacgtgtaacgtggtgctaagtggatataccacaattacacatattgatacatgtaacgtggtgctaagtggatatgccacggttatacatgttaatttgaaaagtggtGCTAAGTGCATATGCCACAATCACAGGTTAGCCCAATagtgtggagctatgtgctaaaaccaccggatattgttactttccgaagtgttcaccgggagaaacaagtttgctaaatgaaatttaacgtgaaaaaaaatgtgggataataccagaatatgaatatatgagttttgaattatgagttagatatgtgattgaatttttgataagatgaatatggataagtgttatcttgaaagttgataataagaaattttagtgaaggaatgaaatttgggataaacagtcTAAAACAAAGAATgggagtgactttgaaaaatcaccaaaaatagtagaagttgaactagaagtggaatgagatatggaattaaagcttattaaatctattttcatataaaagaaacagagcagaCAAAGtcattttgagatatttatatttttgtaagactggttcagactgatttcgtgatcccctattctgaattgtaaaaatcattaaacattttacaaaaatagttaaggaacataatttatatggttggatttcttattgaatttatttttagaagAAAGAAACAATAACCTCATTTGAATTTGGTAGCAaaggataattaaattttagtgaagagtggtcgaagctgtcaaatagcaaaataggggagactttaaataataaactgtacttattggctggagaaaaaattctgaaaattttatggtggaaagatatatgagtctagtttctgaaaaaatttacggatcttaatttagagttccgtagctctagatataaataatttagtgactatgacacaaaaaaacagcttaaccagaacatgtgtaaatgtacaattgggatagttttactatggaaagcatgttagtaaattgcttattattttcatgcgagcttactaaacgtaaagcttaccccctcctttccatttcttttagtgttgtcgggTTAactagggttggagatcgttgaggcaaacatcacactatcaagccaacaccttgacaatataaacacatatgatagaattatcaagtgagtggcacgtatagggacctagttttataacatgtgttattataatttggccaaatatattggtctttagtgagctaatgattctgacttataaatctagctattcatgttacgtctgatattggtgatgtgcatatgcttgtttgccatgcatggttggtaatatgttatgtgttgttgtaagaatgccatgtttgtgtcttgattgtgaatatataattactcaaatatgccatgtcaattgctatgaaaatgtataagtgtatgtaggtaattaagggtgacaattggcttggaaaatagccttgaaattgaccacacggcccaatccacacggatgtgtgtctctccgaagcaagaaaattagttaaattgcccaaagattttcaaagttcttggtttagtcccgaaccaccccaatgtatgttataggtttcgaagtccgatataagggatgatatacatgtgttcgagatgttttaatttttggtgaaattttgtggcccggttttgcatgttgtgaatgtttaagttcggtaacacctcgaaccctgtcccaacgTTGgttacgggtgaggggtgttacaacgtcAGCTAAAAACACATCCTACAATACACGTTTTCACTAAAATTTGAtaacttagttttttttttttatcatgtgGTTAAATTTCAGTGCTTTTATTTTTAAGTCTTAGGTTTGattcatttcttattcatatttgtattttttatttcatgttgtttaagattttttttttatttttagttaataCTCTTTGACATATTAGCTTTTTTGGTTAGATGGCTAGATCATTGTGATTTCATCATTGAGTCTTAAGTTTGATTCCTCTTATAAgcattttaatatgtatttttatttcatgttgtttcaagctttttatttttaattaataaatgtaTTTTTCAAGGTTTTTTAATTAATagctcttttatttataaaatcaaataataaatatgtaattatttttaaaaacatcaaGTAATTCTTtagatatatttttctttatatataatatttatatgtcaaatatttattttcttaaccTATATTGTGGGGGTATGGtaatttctaatattataaaatcaaataattatttcaaatacatatacaaaaatatatatatatatatataatatatcaattTACTAcactcattgtaacaccccttacctgtaacaccccagtcctgtgaccgttaccggaaatcgaatacgaggtgttaccgagcttacttcatttatttccacctatttattattatttttttttgttccaggcaagctggctaattgtatcgtagtcgctttaaaaatcatatcttgagttctggaactcaaaattcaattctgtaaattttcaccgaaactagactcatatgtctatataggggaatttttgtaaaatttttggttgggccaattagtacagtttattcattaaagtctcccttgtttcaaggttcgactacactgacctctgtaccttacgatttatatatctccctgtaaagggctaatgcctatgccgtttgtctctaatgaaactagactcgataacaaatctgtacatataaggcatgacttctaattatctcgataaaatttacggtaaattttctaagtcgaaacaggggatccagaaatcgctctggccctatttcacaagaatttaattatctcctaacatacagctcatatggtagtttcgtttcttccatatggaaatagactcgtcaagcttcgattacataatttattcattatttaattctatttctactatttttagtgatttttcaatctcacatcactgctgctgtcagcacctgttactaaggcaaactatgcctatttcatgatatttttttttccttgatctccctaataattcatcatacatattacaacttatgaccatgactagccatgccaaaggttaatcatcaccgagcatctccctactatactattaccaaatcatgaatttaacaccgaaaataaatcagccatgacatatggcataataatcgagtaggcctcaaccaatactcaaccaaaaccgaattaccaagacttgtgtccaaacatcatagagccaaatccaaccgaacattatgccattttcgcatggctaaagtttacataccaaatttcaacaaaacataatagcctatacatgccaaaatgttctcctagaccaactaaaagaagataacaaaagttgctagcggtgtgatgacttcgatgacggtcccgagtacgcaaaaagtcgagtccaagaaacctaaaataggtgacaagcaaacaccgaatgagtatataactcaagaagtcataagtaatgcactaccatccattaatgaaattatcacaagaggaaacaaaatgaaacgaggctaattactccatccaaaccgaactataccatagttctttagacctttcggttcaatctcataccaagttacacattcacattccatatactaatcaataggatatttggggcatttttatacatcattttgttttcgttacaatcatacaactaaatgacctttcacttattccacgataattcttatgtacgtgacttcaattaaaattgtcacataggttctaaacttaccaagctcaactccaaatatggacatagcgcctattagccatgaactcaaggtacttactcgatccgctgtccgtgatcaacccattaatgtcgcacactcagtgtcaatagtgattccgcacacttagtgctatataatcaactcgcacacttagtgctatataatcaaactcgcacactaagtgctgtaccaattttaaacccgcacacttagtgccaatctcatgatcataaatgttcatacccgcacacttagtgccgaaatcaacaactatatacatctcacctcttttcttttcattcaatactttcatcaccacatacatacatgtttataaatttatcattcctttcggcctaattacatagacatcatgtctatttaaaacaatacaaaatatatgcttagtgacttaccttgtgttgggtaaaatagttccaagtcggctactcgatgaccttcgtctttcccttgctcgattctcctcctttaactccttgagcttaatcaataaatcaactagtt encodes:
- the LOC108457789 gene encoding allene oxide synthase 1, chloroplastic-like isoform X2, which encodes MPPGPFISPDPKVIALLDGKSFPVLFDVSKIEKKDVFTGTYMPSTDLTGGYRILSYLDPSEPKHAKLKQLIFFLLKSSAKRVIPEFEACYTELYDSLDKELAEKGKSSFQTVNDQAGFNFLCRAFFGSNPPDTKLGDDGPSLISKWVLFQLGPVLSLGLPTYVEELVIRTFPLPPFLVKKDYRRLYDFFYHSSGFVQDEAEKLGISREEVCHNLLFATCFNTFGGMKIFFPNMLKWISRAGVKLHTDLAQEIRSAIRSNGGKLTMAAMEQMPLMTSVVYEGLRIEPPVPSQYGRAKKDLLIESHDAVYQVKAGEMLYGYQPFATKDPKIFENPEEFVPDRFMGDDGGRLLKHVLWSNGPETEDPTTANKQCAGKDFVVLVSRLFVVELFRRYDSFEIEVGKSPLGAAVTVTSLKRASF
- the LOC108457789 gene encoding allene oxide synthase 1, chloroplastic-like isoform X1, with the protein product MASVFLPFTSVHLQCQVIVRPIRASVSGKPSVSEPPVTTLSEKLPLKKIPGNYGIPFVGPIKDRLDYFYNQGRDEFFKSKIQKYQSTVFRTNMPPGPFISPDPKVIALLDGKSFPVLFDVSKIEKKDVFTGTYMPSTDLTGGYRILSYLDPSEPKHAKLKQLIFFLLKSSAKRVIPEFEACYTELYDSLDKELAEKGKSSFQTVNDQAGFNFLCRAFFGSNPPDTKLGDDGPSLISKWVLFQLGPVLSLGLPTYVEELVIRTFPLPPFLVKKDYRRLYDFFYHSSGFVQDEAEKLGISREEVCHNLLFATCFNTFGGMKIFFPNMLKWISRAGVKLHTDLAQEIRSAIRSNGGKLTMAAMEQMPLMTSVVYEGLRIEPPVPSQYGRAKKDLLIESHDAVYQVKAGEMLYGYQPFATKDPKIFENPEEFVPDRFMGDDGGRLLKHVLWSNGPETEDPTTANKQCAGKDFVVLVSRLFVVELFRRYDSFEIEVGKSPLGAAVTVTSLKRASF